The genome window CGTAGTCCCAGCGGCCGAACGCGTTCGCTCCGTAGATGTCCGCGGGGTTCTGGTTCGGGATGTACACGTGCGGGAACCAGAGGTTGCCAAGACCGGGAGGTCCGACCTGGTCGCCGCTGGCGTAGCCCGTGAAAACCGTGTTCCAGGTGGGATCCTCGGCCGCCAGCTGCGTGGGCGGCGGCACGAACGTCTTGTCCTGGATCACCAGCGGCACGCCCCAGTGATACGCGCCGCCAAGGTCCGGGATGACCTTCTTGAGCGCAGGGTTGACGCCGGTGGTGTTGGTACCGTTGATGAGGTCGTTCTGCACCGGGTCGGTCAGCAGATACCCCGCCGCCTCACCGGCGTACACGTTGAGGCGCGTCAGGCCGTAGGCGTGGTCGTGGTAGAACATCAACCGCGCGCTCTGCTGGTTGCTGTAGTAGAAGGTCAACGAGCCGTCCGCAGCCGGCGCCATGTCGGGCACATCGGTTGCCGACGCGCCCTTTTTGAGGGTCGCCGTCTCGCCGACGGGCACCGTCCACTGGTGCGGCGTGCCGTCGCTGATCCAGGGCGTATTGCCCCCGTGCAGGTGGATCACGGCGCGGTTCTGCGTGTAGTTGGTGCCGTCGGGCCCCATGCCCGCGCCCATGTACGTGGTGTCGGTCGGGATGAAGAGGTCTCCGCCGGTGCCGGTGGGCAGGTTGTTCGTGAACTTGATGCGGACCGGCCGGTTCGCCGCGGCGAGGATGACCGGACCGAGATAGTGGACCGGCTTCGGCGCGATGGTGTTGTTGGCCGGCGTGGGATTCACGACGGCCGGGTCGGTGCCGTTGTTGGTCTGCACGTAGCCGCGGAGCAGCGTGCCGCCGACCGGCAGGTCGCCGTGCATCCTCTCTCGATACTGAACCAGGGAGATCTCGTAGTAGTCCGAGCCCGGGTAGCTGACCGTATCGGCAACGGCAATCGGGATGAACTGGCCGAGATCGTTGGCGTTGCAGGCCGCCGGGGACGCGCAGCCGGGCAGGCCGAGGCCGGGCAAGGTGTTGATGAACTTACGGATGCCACCCGTGACGGCTCCCGTCGTCAGGTTGATGGCCGGCAGGGGGCTGTTGGCGTAGTTCGCGACGCCGAAATAGTCGGCGTTCTGCAGGCCGTTCGGCGGACCGCCCGCGGCGGTGATCGGCGGCGGGGCGGCTTCGCCAAGCCCGCCCTTCCTGGTAGTCGCTGCGACAGCAGCCCTGGCAGCGGCGGCACGCGCGGCGGCGGCTTCGCGCTGCTTGTTGGTGGTGCCCCTCATCACGCCGGGCGGCGGCTGAAGATCGTTGACGGGCGCGGGCGGCTGGGCTTGCCCGCTTCCCTGCGTCGGCATCTGCGCGCCAACCTGGACGATGCCACACGCGAGAACCAGGGCCACCAGCGCCAGACGCAGCAGCCAGTTCATCGAACGATTTCTCATATGCTCTCCTCGGTGCCGCGGCACAACTTCGCCAGGGAACGACTCAGCTGGAATTACTAGCGGACCTACTTTAGTGTGCTGAGGAGAAGGGCTCAATGGGAGGTTGGTACCAGACCGAGTACTAAGACGGGGGTACCGGGGTACCAGGGGCTCGTGGCTCTGGGCCCCGCAGGATTACACGGGCACTGGTCGGTTCTGATCGGCTGCAATGTCTTGATAGATGGTCGCTTCGACTCCAGGCGTGCGATAGGTGGGGACCACTTCCCGCAGTTTCGCGAGGACTCCGCAATCGTCGCCGCGCCTTGCAAGCCGGACAAGGTCAAGGACTCGCTGCTCGAGTGCCGGAACGTCAGAAACCGAGCGGCGGCGAATTCGGATCACCTTTTCGACGCCTGAGGGCTCGCTATCTTCAACGTCGCCCAGTAGTTCCTCGTACAACTTCTCGCCCGGCCGGAGGCCTGTGAAGACGATGGGAATGTCTTCGTTCGGGATGAAGCCCGACAGGCGGATGAGGTTGCGGGCGACGTCCACCACCTTGATCTGCTCGCCCATGTCGAGGACCAGCACCTCGCCGGCCTCGCCAACAGTCGCCGCGTGGAGGACGAGGACGACCGCCTCTGGAATCAACATGAAGAAGCGGCGGATGTCGGGATGCGTGACGGTGACCGGCCCGCCCGACTTGATCTGCTCGACGAAGCGGGGGATGACGCTGCCGTTGCTGCCAAGGACGTTGCCGAAGCGGACGACGCCGAACCGTGTGCCGTTGGCGTCGGAACCGGTCGCGAGCCCCTGGACGATCAGCTCGCACACGCGCTTGGTGGCCCCCATGACGCTCGTGGGGTTCACCGCCTTGTCGGTGGAGATCATCACGAAGCGGGAAACGCCGTAGCGAACGGCTGCGCGGGCGAGCACCCACGTTCCGCCGACATTGTTCTTCACGGCCTCGCAGGGGCTCGCCTCCATCAGCGGAACGTGCTTGTGGGCGGCGGCGTGGAAGACGATGTCGGGGCGGTGGCGGGCGAAGACGTCGTTGACGCGACGGCGATCGGTCATGTCGCCGATGACGGCGTGGATCGTGGGCACGGGCGGGACGCCCGTGCCACTCCCATTCTGGGGGCCCATGCTGCTCCGCAAGCGGTCGCGGAGGTCGTTCTCTATGGCGAACAGGCTGTTCTCGTAGCGCTCGAAGAGCACGAGCTTTCGCGGCCCGAACCCCATGATCTGACGGCACAACTCGGATCCAATGGAGCCACCGGCACCGGTGACAAGGACGGACTTGCCACCAATGAGATCCCGAATGGGCGTGGCGTCGAGGCCGACAGGCGCCCTTGGAAGCAGGTCTTCGATGGCCAGTTCGCGGATTTGGCTGACGGACACGCGGCCATCGAGCACGTCGCGCAGGTTCGGCAGCGTCTTGATCGGGAGGTTGTACGGCTCCAGGACCTTGACGATCGTCCTGATGGTTGCGGGGTCTGCCGCCGGCATGGCAATCAGCACATCGTCTGGCTTCTCGCGCTCGATGATGCCCGGGACGTCGGCGCGGGTTCCCAGAACCGACACGCCGTGGATCCGCTGGCCCACCTTGCGGCGGTCGTCGTCGATGAAGCCGATCGGCTCGCCGTGATAGAAGCCGCGGCGCTTCATGTCGCGGACGATCATCTCGCCCGCGTCACCGGCCCCGAACACGAGAACGCGCCGGCCGTGCTCGGACCTGTTCAGCTCGCGCACCAACCGCCGGATGGAACGGACCCCCACCAGGAAGCCGATGAGCAGGACGGCATCGATGATGTAGACAGAGCGGGGGTAGACGTTGGCGCCGAACACCAGGCGGATGACGACGAAGAACAGTAACGAGCTCGTCGCGACGGCGCCGACGATGTTGCGGGCGTCGCGGATGCTGGTGTAGCGCCAGAGCCCCTCGTAGAGGCGAAACGGGATGAACGTCACGGCGCGGATCAACACCAGCGCCGGCAGAAGATGGCGAGCCTGGGCGGCAAGATCGGGCGGCACCACGCCGTCGAACCGCAGCCACAACGCCAGATAGTAGGAGGCGACGACCATTGCCAAATGGATGGCAATGACGATCAGCCGCCGGTACTCCATGAACATCTGGAGCACGCGGGACGCGACGTTGGGCTGGGGCTTCATGGGTGCGGTGTACAACTGCCAGCCGACTTGCTACGACTCCTTCGAATGGTAGTACTGGCCATGATCTCGGCGGCCCCTCGACTCGCTTCGCTCGCTCAGGGTCGCCGCGATTCTAGGACTCTTTTGAATGGTAGTACTGACCGTAATCGCGGCGATAGTAGTGCGAGTAGTAGTAGGAGTGGCGCTCGACGTCCACCTTGTTCAGGACGCCGCCCAGGAATCTCGCCTTGGCGGCCTCGAGTTGCTCGAGGGCGGCGGAGGCGGTGTACTTGCTGGTCTGCTCGCAGGCAATCACGAAGAGGACGCCGCTCGCGGTGTGGCCGACAACCGACGCGTCGGTGACGGCCATGACGGGCGGGGTGTCCACGATCACCCAGTCGAAGTGTTCCTGGAGCGTCGTGAGGAAGTCGCGGAACCGGTGCGAGCCGAGAAGTTCCGCGGGGTTCGGCGGCGTGACGCCGGCCACGAGCAGCCACAGGTTCTGGACGGGCGTCTTCCGGACGGCCTCGCTGGCCTTCGCGTTGCCGACGAGCACGTTCGACAAACCGGGCGCCTGCGTCTCCTTGAAAATCGTGTGGACCTTCGGCTTCCGCATGTCGGCATCCACCAGGATCACGCGCTGACCGGCCTGGGCGAGTGCCACGGCCAGGTTTCCCGCAATCATGGTCTTGCCTTCGCCTGGCCCCGTGCTGGTGACCACGATTGAACGGCCGCCTTCATCGGCAGAGGAGAACAGGACGTTTGTGCGGATGTTCCGGAACGCTTCCGAGAACGAGGTCGGGGCCCCGGTGTGGATCAGAACGTCCTTGCTGTCCTTGTCGCTCAACCGCGGGACCAGGCCAAGGAAGGGCAACCCGAGGTAGTTCTTGATTTCGTCGGGGTTCTTGACCCGGTTGTCGATGTACTCGAAGAAGAACGCCAGGCCGGCGGCGCACAGGCCGCCGCCGAAGACCGCGAGCAGCAGGTTCAGCGTCTTGTTGGGGCGGGTTGGGCGCGCGGGCACTTCCGCGGCGTCAACCACGCGGATGTTGCTGGTCTTGAGCTCCGCCGACACGCCCGTCTCCTTCGCGCGCTGGAGCAGGCTGTCGAACATCTGGCGGTTCGTGTTGGCGTCGCGCTGGAGGACGCCGTAGTCGATGCCCTTGCGGCTGAGCGCCATCGCCTCGCTCTTCTGCCGCTCGAGCGCCGCCACGAGGCGCTGCTCCTGCGACTGCGCGGCGAGGTATTCGTTCTTCATCGACGCGACAACCTTGCCGATCTCGCCCTGCAGCTTGGCGTCGGTCTGCTCGATGGCCGACTTGACCCTGATCATCTCAGGGTGCTTCTCGCCGTACTTCTCGCCGAGCGAGGCCTGCTGGCGCTGGAGTTCGGCCAACTGCCCCTTCATCTGCTGGATGAACGTGTTCGAGAGGATCGCCGGGAAGGTATCGATGGCGGCACGGTCGTGCTGGATCGACTGGATCTGGTTGTAGAGCGCCTCTTTCTGCAGCCGCTCGGTGCGGGCCTTCGTCACGGCAGCGTTCAACTCCGCCAGCGTCTGGACGACGATGTTCTGCTTGTCCTCGAGCGAGACGGCATCGGTCTGCTCCTTGTAGCGCTGGAGTGCCTGCTCGCTCGACTCCACCTGCTTGCGCTGCTCGCCGAGGCGCTGGCCGAGCCAGTCGGACGCCTCCTTCGACGAGAGGAAGCGGTATTCGAGATTCTGCTCGATGTAGCTGCGCGCCATGGCGTTGGCCGCACGGGCTGCCAGTTGCGCGTCGGTCGATTCGAACGTCACATCGACCAGTCGGCTGTTGCGAATCGGCGAGACGGTGATGTGCTTGAGGAACGCCTCGATCACCCGCGACTGCCCCGGCGTTTCGTCGGACGCCACGATCGGCACGTTGGCGGTGGCTACGTTGGCCGGCTTCGGGCCGCCGCCCGGTGTGGAGTCGGCCTGCGGGCCCGCTTCCTTCTTCTCTGGTCCGCCCAAGCCCACGCTCGTGAGGAGGCTGGACCCCACCGCGCCCTTGTCCTTGCCGGCGAAGTCCGGATGGTTCCAGAGGCCAACGGCCTCGATCGTCCGCTTCGCCAGCGCACGGCTCTGCAGGATCTTGTACTGCGTCTGGTAGTAGTCGGTGCTGGACTTGTCCTGCTCGATGACCTCCTTGAACGAGATCACGTTTGGATTCTCTGGCTCGATCAGGAGTTGCACGTGCGCAGAATAGATGGGCGTCTGTGTGAAGGTATAGACGACGACCGACACGACGACGACGAGGAACGCGGTGATGGCGGCGAATCGGCGCTTGTAGAGGACGCGGACGTAGTCCAGGAGGTGGACTTCGGTGGCCGGAAGGAGGTTGCTGTCGCCGTAGCCGCCTCGACCCTGGTCGGGGCCGGCGGGATAGGATTCGGCGGCGGCGTGCACTCCGCCCTGGCCGGCCGCGCCGTTGCCCCCCCCGCCTCGGCGCTTGCCGGAGGGACCGCTCGCGCTCAGGGGATCGCCGGATCCCAGGTTGCCATCGAGAGCGGGATTGAAGCCGGGCTCAGTTGTATTGCCGCGCTGCTCTGCCATGAATAGAACCTTTGGTTAGTACTTCGACTCGCAACCCCGGTCACGCTCGGTTGTCGGCGCATGTGGCCGGTTGTGCTCGCTCAGCACGAAGTCCTGAGTGCACGAAAACGTCGCCGTATGTGTGCACGGAAGGACTTAGAAGAAGCGCTCGGGGACGATCACCGTGTCGCCTGGGAGAACGGAGTCGCCGAGGTCCACCTTGATCTCGGTCTTCTTGCCCTTGACGAGGCGCACGATCTTGATTCGAGACGTGGAGCCGCGGTCGGTCACGCCGCCGGCCAGCGAGAGCGCCTGGAGGACGGTGGTGTCTTTCGTCTGAAGCGCGTAGGCGCCAGGATTCTTCACCTGGCCGAAGACGTAGATCGTCTCGGCGCGGGGCACGAAGATGGTGTCGCCGTCCTTGAGCGCGACGTTCTTGGCCATCGCGCCACTCTGCAGGTCCTTCAAATCCACCCGCACGGTGTTCTTGTCGTTCGCCTGGCCGGGCATCACGGGGCCGTTCGGCGATTTCCCGTCGGTCGGGTGGACGATAATCGCCTCGGTTCCCGCGGTGGGCGTCGTCGAGCCGGCGCGCGAGAGCGCCTCGATGAGCGACATGTCGCCGGTCAGGGTGTACGTGCCGGGCGACCTCACCTCGCCGACGATGAACACGCGCTGGCTCTTGTAGGTGTCCACAGCCACCGTCAATTGCGGATTCTTGAAGTAGCCGTCGGACAGTCGCTTCTTGAGTTCGTTCTCCACCTGGCGCAACGTGAGGCCACCCACCTGCAGGCGGCCGATCAAGGGAAAGGTGAAGCTGCCGTCGGTCTCCACCGTGAACTTGCCGGACAGATCCGCCTGGTCCCAGACGGTAATGCTGAGGACGTCCTGTGGGCCGACGACGTAGTCGGCCTGCTGGGACGCGGGCGGAGCTGCCGATTGCTGCGCCGCGGCGAGCGTAGCCACGAATACCAGGATTGCGGCGAGAACGGCTGCCGGCGGCCCGCCATGAGCGAGCGCGGCGAGTCGAAGGACGCGGGCGAAGAATGAGTTCGTCTTCATCTGGCTAGAATCCGTAGACAACCGACGTGCCGACGCGGAGGCCTTCGTAGGCCCGGATTTGAAAGTCGGAGCGGCGCGTGTAGTAGTCGGCGTTCAGGCGGAGGCGCACGTTGGGGCCGAGGCGGTAGCCGACGCCGCCGCCGTAGAAGCGAACAACGTCGGTGCGCCCCGTGGTGGTACCCACGCCACCACCCGAGATGAGCCCGGGGCTGCATGGAGTCGTCGATCCGCAGGTGGCGCGCTGATAGTCCAGGTACTGGATCCCCGCCCGGGCCTGCACGTCCCACGGCCCGGCCACCTGCTGCGTGATGGTGCCGGTGACGCCGGTCAGCAGGTAGTAGGGCTCTTGGTTCTCAAAGGAATAGGCCACATCCCTGTCCGCGGTGACGGCGAAGCGCGTCGCCCCCATCAGCGTGTACCCCAGATTGACGGCGGCCACGACACCCGCATAGTCGGGCATGCCCGGCGTGAGCATCTTCAGGTTCCGAAAGCCGACGCGCGCGGAGCCGTTGATGAGGGCGAACTTCCCGAACTCGACGCCCGGCATAATCCGAAAGCCGTTGCTGTCGCGGCCCGACGCGTACTCGAATCGCTCGCGCACGCTCTCGGCGTCGAGGACGACGGTGGTGAGCGGCGTCAGGGCGTACCGGAGCCTCGCCGTGGCCACGTTCGTTCGACGATTGAGCTGGTAGGCGAGGAACGTGTCGCTGAACTGCTCCCCCTGGGCGTAGACCGTCTTCGCGGTCCGGTAGGCCAGGCCACATGTCGTCTTCCTCGAGAACGGCACATCGACGCCGCCTAAGATCCCGGTTTCGGACCGGCGCACGCGCTGGTCGACCTCGTAGCCCGGGCGGTCGCGGATGTTCAGGTAGGAGAAGCCGGCGTACGGTCGGAAGTGCGTCAACGGAAGCTCGAGCCTGGCGTTGTCGTCGGTGTTGAACCCGCGCTCGGTCGTGTACTTGGCGAAATAGACATACCCGACGCTGGCGTGGATGGACAGGCGGCCCTTGCCGAGGCGCAGCCAGGCGTCGGCAGCCGGCGTCGCGGTGAACGTAAAATCGCCTTGGGGATCGTTCCACGAGTTGAAGACGTTCGTGTCGAAACCCAGATTGTTGAGCGCGATCGACGGGGTTGCGGCAAACGGGCCGATGCGCAAGCGTGCGGTCGCGAACGGGTCTGTGGCGGCGTCCTGGGCGACAACACGGACGGCCGTTCCACACAGAAGGACGAGGGCGAGGAGGATGAGGCGAAGGGCTTTGTCAGTCAAGGGTCGAAAGTCCAGAGTCGAGGGTCCAGTACCTTACCTATGCATGCCGTGGCAGCGGCAGGCGGAGGGTGCGCATCTTGCGATAGAGGTTCGGGCGCTGGATGCCGAGGGCGCGGGCGGCTTCGCCGATCCGGCCGCGATGGCGCTCGAGCACCGCGACGATGTAGTCGCGCTCGAAGCGTTCCTTCGCCTGGCGAAGCGTTCCGGCCGCAACGAATGTCCGAGCCGAGTCGTCGAGATGGACCGACCCGAGCAGATCCTCCAGGCGCAGGAATGTCCCCGGCAGCACCGCCGCGAGGCTGTGGATGAGCGCCTGCATCTCGCGCACGTTGCCGCGCCACGGGAGGGCGGAGAGCAGGGCCATCGCCGGCGGGTCAATCTCCTTCGGTTCGAGGTGGCTTGCCGCGCAGGCTTCTTCCAGGAACGCCGTCGCGAGCAGCGGGATGTCCTCCCGGCGGTTGCGGAGCGGCGGGAGGTCGATGCGGCTGGCCGAGCATCGCTTGCACAGGTCCGCGCGGATTCGGCCCTCTGCCACCGCGGTTTTCCAATCCGGTTCGGATGAAGCAATCAGCCGCACGCGGAGCGGCAAGGTGCGCTTGCCTTCCTGGATCGTCACCTCGCCGTCGCGCAGGATGCGGGCCAACCGAGCCTGCACGCGCGTGGGCATCTCGGGCAGGTGCGCGAGAAAGAGCGTGCCGCCGACAGCGCCGCAGAGGACGCTCGTCGTGCTGATTCGGTCGAGTCCCTGGCGGTGATCGGGGCCGCCATTCGAGGGCGTCGTCGACGCTCCGAAGAGCGTCGCCTCCAGTTCTTCGACCTCGGCGCAATCGACGGCAACAAAAGGCGCGTCAGGCCCGGGCGACAGGTGGTGCAGCTCGCGCGCGACCATGCGGCGACCGGTGCCGGCTTCCCCGCACAACAGCACGCCGGTCTGGACCGCGGCCGCTTTGTTGACTCCGACGATGACCGCCTGCATCGCAGGCGAGTGAGCGACGATGGTCGGACGCGTCGTCGTCACTGCAGATTCCGATTCACCGGTGGTTGGATGAGGCACAGCAGATCTCGGCGTACAGCTTCGCCCCGTGACTCACAACGGATTCTTTTTGAAAGCCTCCGTCGAATGAGCCCTGGAGCCCCGGCAGGCACCGACGAACGAGTTGTGGCGAGATCGGACGAGAAGTTGCGGACTGAACGGGTGTTATTCTCTACATCGAGGGGGATGTGTCAAGGGAAATACGATTTCGTCAAGATTGATACACCCGCAAAGATGACCGGGTTCATTCACTTCGCCGGGTTGCCGGCCTGTCCGCACCGGTACCAAGGTACTGCGGGGACAGTACCTCCGGGCCATTGGTCTCACCTGCCACGGTTGGCACACTGGGGCTGCGTTCGCCGATCTCATCGTCCTCCCGTCCGTTGGAACGCCGAGCGTGTCGCCGCCCATGACCATCAGCCAGACTCGACCGCGCGCGCGGCGCTACAGGGTGGAAGCGGCAGTCCGCTTCACGGCCGCCGGAGTTGCGTGGCAAGACGGCTGGATGCTGGAGATGAGTCGTTCCGGCGCACTCTGGGAAACGAGCGGTGCGCTTCCGTCTCCCGGCGACCGCGTGGAGTTCATCGTCCACCTTCCCGTGTTCGGCGCGGCGGGCAACACCCACATCCGCTGCACTGGACACGTCATCCGCACGGATTCCCCCGGCAGGGTCATCGCGTCGATCGAGGAGTACGAGTTCGCGAAGAGCGGATCACCGGACAGGTATCAGGGATCGGGGGGCGGGGATCGGGGGGCGGAGGGATCACGCTCGGATCCGGATCACGACGAGGAATGATTCGGAGGCCGCAGAGGCCGCTCGGGCTGTGCCCCGAGGGTTTGCCGCTTTGCCGCCTAGTCGCCTTGTTGTCTCAGACATTCCCCGACCGCGGTACCCGGTGGATCGCGATGCCGGCCACGACGGCAAAGAGCGCCGCGATGCCGGGGATCTGCAGGCTGAACTCCACGATCTCCTGGAAGGCGATCGCGACGAGGCCTGTGGTGGCGCCGACGCGCAGCCAGTACGTGGTCGGGTCGTCGTTCCCTTCGGCGAAGCGCCGCGTGATTTCGCGGGCGAGCAGGAGAATCGCCAGGAGGGCTGGAAGCGCGAGGAGCAGGCCGCCCTCAGCCAGGATCTGCACGTAGTCGTTGTGCGCCTCGACGAAGTGACCGGTGTCGCGCCCGAACGTCTGGAAGACGAGCGTGGCGGTGCCGTAGGTGTTCAACCCGGTGCCGAACCACGGGAAGTTCAGGAAGACGTTCCAGGCGTCCTTCCACGCCGCGACGCGCTGGGCGAAGTCGTTGCCGGACGCCAGCGCGAAGCGCTCGAGGATCCGGTCGATGCCCACCCACCCGAGGCTGAGCGCCGCGACCAGGGCGATGTAGACGAGCAGTACTTTGCGGCGCGATCCGGTCGTCTGGTGGCGCATGACGAACCAGGCGGAGATGGCGAGCGCGAGGACGAAGCAGGACGTCCCCGAGCGCGAGAGCGTGAGGACGAGCGACACGCCCATCACGATCACGGCCAGGCCGACGAGAACGACCTGGCTGGCACCGGACGAGGAGAACCAGAGAACACGGTCGCGGAGCGTGGGTTTGACGCCGCGCATGGCACGGCTGACCAGCCCGAAGAAATAGCCGATCGACACGGGCAGCGCCAGCAGCATCCAGCCGGCGAAGTGGTTGCGGTTGACGAACGGTCCGAACGGATACGCCTGGAAGATCGGCTTCCAGAAGCCGTAGATCTTCTCGGTCGGGCTCGGGTCGCGACCGTAGAGCCCGGATTGGACAATCCCG of Vicinamibacterales bacterium contains these proteins:
- a CDS encoding nucleoside-diphosphate sugar epimerase/dehydratase, which encodes MKPQPNVASRVLQMFMEYRRLIVIAIHLAMVVASYYLALWLRFDGVVPPDLAAQARHLLPALVLIRAVTFIPFRLYEGLWRYTSIRDARNIVGAVATSSLLFFVVIRLVFGANVYPRSVYIIDAVLLIGFLVGVRSIRRLVRELNRSEHGRRVLVFGAGDAGEMIVRDMKRRGFYHGEPIGFIDDDRRKVGQRIHGVSVLGTRADVPGIIEREKPDDVLIAMPAADPATIRTIVKVLEPYNLPIKTLPNLRDVLDGRVSVSQIRELAIEDLLPRAPVGLDATPIRDLIGGKSVLVTGAGGSIGSELCRQIMGFGPRKLVLFERYENSLFAIENDLRDRLRSSMGPQNGSGTGVPPVPTIHAVIGDMTDRRRVNDVFARHRPDIVFHAAAHKHVPLMEASPCEAVKNNVGGTWVLARAAVRYGVSRFVMISTDKAVNPTSVMGATKRVCELIVQGLATGSDANGTRFGVVRFGNVLGSNGSVIPRFVEQIKSGGPVTVTHPDIRRFFMLIPEAVVLVLHAATVGEAGEVLVLDMGEQIKVVDVARNLIRLSGFIPNEDIPIVFTGLRPGEKLYEELLGDVEDSEPSGVEKVIRIRRRSVSDVPALEQRVLDLVRLARRGDDCGVLAKLREVVPTYRTPGVEATIYQDIAADQNRPVPV
- a CDS encoding polysaccharide biosynthesis tyrosine autokinase — encoded protein: MAEQRGNTTEPGFNPALDGNLGSGDPLSASGPSGKRRGGGGNGAAGQGGVHAAAESYPAGPDQGRGGYGDSNLLPATEVHLLDYVRVLYKRRFAAITAFLVVVVSVVVYTFTQTPIYSAHVQLLIEPENPNVISFKEVIEQDKSSTDYYQTQYKILQSRALAKRTIEAVGLWNHPDFAGKDKGAVGSSLLTSVGLGGPEKKEAGPQADSTPGGGPKPANVATANVPIVASDETPGQSRVIEAFLKHITVSPIRNSRLVDVTFESTDAQLAARAANAMARSYIEQNLEYRFLSSKEASDWLGQRLGEQRKQVESSEQALQRYKEQTDAVSLEDKQNIVVQTLAELNAAVTKARTERLQKEALYNQIQSIQHDRAAIDTFPAILSNTFIQQMKGQLAELQRQQASLGEKYGEKHPEMIRVKSAIEQTDAKLQGEIGKVVASMKNEYLAAQSQEQRLVAALERQKSEAMALSRKGIDYGVLQRDANTNRQMFDSLLQRAKETGVSAELKTSNIRVVDAAEVPARPTRPNKTLNLLLAVFGGGLCAAGLAFFFEYIDNRVKNPDEIKNYLGLPFLGLVPRLSDKDSKDVLIHTGAPTSFSEAFRNIRTNVLFSSADEGGRSIVVTSTGPGEGKTMIAGNLAVALAQAGQRVILVDADMRKPKVHTIFKETQAPGLSNVLVGNAKASEAVRKTPVQNLWLLVAGVTPPNPAELLGSHRFRDFLTTLQEHFDWVIVDTPPVMAVTDASVVGHTASGVLFVIACEQTSKYTASAALEQLEAAKARFLGGVLNKVDVERHSYYYSHYYRRDYGQYYHSKES
- a CDS encoding polysaccharide biosynthesis/export family protein, with the protein product MKTNSFFARVLRLAALAHGGPPAAVLAAILVFVATLAAAQQSAAPPASQQADYVVGPQDVLSITVWDQADLSGKFTVETDGSFTFPLIGRLQVGGLTLRQVENELKKRLSDGYFKNPQLTVAVDTYKSQRVFIVGEVRSPGTYTLTGDMSLIEALSRAGSTTPTAGTEAIIVHPTDGKSPNGPVMPGQANDKNTVRVDLKDLQSGAMAKNVALKDGDTIFVPRAETIYVFGQVKNPGAYALQTKDTTVLQALSLAGGVTDRGSTSRIKIVRLVKGKKTEIKVDLGDSVLPGDTVIVPERFF
- a CDS encoding outer membrane beta-barrel protein, with product MTDKALRLILLALVLLCGTAVRVVAQDAATDPFATARLRIGPFAATPSIALNNLGFDTNVFNSWNDPQGDFTFTATPAADAWLRLGKGRLSIHASVGYVYFAKYTTERGFNTDDNARLELPLTHFRPYAGFSYLNIRDRPGYEVDQRVRRSETGILGGVDVPFSRKTTCGLAYRTAKTVYAQGEQFSDTFLAYQLNRRTNVATARLRYALTPLTTVVLDAESVRERFEYASGRDSNGFRIMPGVEFGKFALINGSARVGFRNLKMLTPGMPDYAGVVAAVNLGYTLMGATRFAVTADRDVAYSFENQEPYYLLTGVTGTITQQVAGPWDVQARAGIQYLDYQRATCGSTTPCSPGLISGGGVGTTTGRTDVVRFYGGGVGYRLGPNVRLRLNADYYTRRSDFQIRAYEGLRVGTSVVYGF
- a CDS encoding sigma 54-interacting transcriptional regulator; its protein translation is MTTTRPTIVAHSPAMQAVIVGVNKAAAVQTGVLLCGEAGTGRRMVARELHHLSPGPDAPFVAVDCAEVEELEATLFGASTTPSNGGPDHRQGLDRISTTSVLCGAVGGTLFLAHLPEMPTRVQARLARILRDGEVTIQEGKRTLPLRVRLIASSEPDWKTAVAEGRIRADLCKRCSASRIDLPPLRNRREDIPLLATAFLEEACAASHLEPKEIDPPAMALLSALPWRGNVREMQALIHSLAAVLPGTFLRLEDLLGSVHLDDSARTFVAAGTLRQAKERFERDYIVAVLERHRGRIGEAARALGIQRPNLYRKMRTLRLPLPRHA
- a CDS encoding O-antigen ligase family protein, with the protein product MPPFFSVLLLAALAWGAFAFGAVYDWCYTPLFWACAGIGALGLVAPGARYRRPIEWSVVAGLVVILAAALVQTIPLSPGTIVRISPATDAFLRTFNIAYVNAAASGYRHPMSIDPPGTWLGIAALGSLGLLLVGTARGLGRRSLGVLAGGLVLLGLLLALAGIVQSGLYGRDPSPTEKIYGFWKPIFQAYPFGPFVNRNHFAGWMLLALPVSIGYFFGLVSRAMRGVKPTLRDRVLWFSSSGASQVVLVGLAVIVMGVSLVLTLSRSGTSCFVLALAISAWFVMRHQTTGSRRKVLLVYIALVAALSLGWVGIDRILERFALASGNDFAQRVAAWKDAWNVFLNFPWFGTGLNTYGTATLVFQTFGRDTGHFVEAHNDYVQILAEGGLLLALPALLAILLLAREITRRFAEGNDDPTTYWLRVGATTGLVAIAFQEIVEFSLQIPGIAALFAVVAGIAIHRVPRSGNV